A window of Candida orthopsilosis Co 90-125, chromosome 8 draft sequence contains these coding sequences:
- a CDS encoding Gcn2 translation initiation factor 2-alpha (eIF2alpha) kinase, with the protein MKEVSISSELETRQQDELNSISSIYGDIFKDITPKELIWNKKPNPHFQIFLSSSENRDNPTVSITLDIEFTPTYPLSSPNVKFINPQNLLKAHTARLKQKSEELIKEYEHEEVSFAIISESKFILDDIQAVTTKVLSLEEEREERLRNERKALEELEAKQQRELESATQKRSKELNEQIQQIKIELDEDLDEEEEEVEVAPIPNDKDNYFIFDNELEDFLPHCRRKYKFRAVQGFIRYTKRGLFSSIGKQFIVKPFVSDDVKAEADKHGHELNYLLTEINLNNQYWQQDAGKNEVQDLEKELQSCVNSSNPHILKLIGFQIDKHNGWKVRILTEFSFVSEALFEIMPSKGHISLPMARIWLLNLIPVLEQLHNSGLIHKQINPFTIFLFEQDRAGQGHLFTDSSHINSFGNENGKILKLAHPSYGYKLLRMLEMHPNTGNDKFRKDRNKNPDSWIPPEVKHTGMYNQKSDVWDLGALVLRLVVGKDALVKEFPNPDEFNRKFMEKTKFDREDYAEQIHDLLTKLLQPKYSKRPTLLELNAVKFLRDGPVLKKQNNGTLLTTNNTRVNKVFSRDESTHPEKFSSYVPSAQLYSGSTYPLTSESRGNSRYERDFEEIGRLGKGGFGDVVKARNRMEGTYYAIKKIKHRANKLDSLLSEVLSLARLNHQYIVRYYGTWVEELEENVENSEDGKIVPISEECSESSDEVSDSNEVSDSDEVSDSDDASSLSYVNRSSSFLATRASSFQIDYISSSFDPRIEFDDDSFPQQSNTSEDVFEFAHSTDADSSTQGSAGLSNVRESEGREGRSVTPQAKTSQMVYPRSVLYIQMEFCENNTLLNLIEQGLPSNPSEYWRLLRQLLEAVSYIHSEGFIHRDLKPMNVFIDKSNNIKVGDFGLAKNSQFLSTLPTIEQISEKVDAATNRNGDLSTVVGTVFYTAPEVSSGNYDEKVDLFSLGVIFFEMCYPLSTGMERAITLNKLRKREYPDNWKNAQEKQIVHQLLDPDPKARPGAAELLQSGRLPVEHQDQVIKEALKSLADPASPWQQQVREALFNQPYSLAKDLLFDSNRETPNSSTSDYLLFSKIIDELMNLFHKHGAVENMSINLVLPRITAQPKDQVYEFLDRGGSVITLPYDLVVPVARFVSKNEVNVPKFYRHDFVYRPSLRGIGMPERYSAMNFNITSQSDREVIANDAECLKVVDEVMNMFSQIPARKIIFINHYDILDAVVSFVFGNTKLDDQVKWGAFAVLSQLGIDKSVDDVKKYLREEFQIPRTVIEDLLSNFNFTCSLHEARQKLQKLMIDSPQLIKVEKSFAYLSKVQGILNQFEKKSEILFNPLYNYDNRYYRHGIMFQAVFKGDKSKRYNRIITGGRFDALIRSFTDVSVTGSKTFKPNKSHCVGFTLTTSFLFALMKSIMSRKFVKNDFSKWKGSRCDVLVSSTQQEFVDLCGCEILGKLWSKNISADLVSARSQDDLLHEASVIGASWIVLIRQGQQLARKSKKSSNYKPLKVRNVVTSKDIDLDSYEELVNYLVGEIGGTEDDIEEESTTGPNQSESDTLTIEQLDAIDLNQKITVVNNEAPRGRKNNKREKWEVETNAKTVGAQVVQKLAQGPVLTFDVRDEVVDMISITSIHQQEEWVRKVLFSANNLPKSFAMNIYSSLVKEAAKGHSWCILVASRTSHSAIVDLRR; encoded by the coding sequence ATGAAAGAAGTATCTATATCACTGGAATTGGAAACTAGACAACaggatgaattgaatagcATTTCGTCGATATACGGCgatattttcaaagataTAACGCCAAAGGAGCTAATATGGAATAAGAAACCAAACcctcattttcaaatatttctATCATCATCGGAGAATAGAGATAACCCAACAGTTTCAATTACTTTGGATATAGAGTTCACTCCTACCTATCCATTGTCATCACCAAACGTTAAGTTCATCAATCCCcagaatttattgaaagcACATACTGCACGTTTAAAACAAAAGTCCGAGGAGCTCATCAAAGAGTATGAGCACGAAGAGGTATCATTCGCTATAATATCCGAGCTGAAGTTTATTTTAGATGACATTCAAGCTGTTACGACAAAAGTACTATCGCTAGAAGAGGAGAGGGAAGAGAGACTTCGGAACGAACGTAAAGCATTGGAGGAACTTGAAGCCAAACAACAGAGGGAGTTAGAATCTGCAACTCAAAAACGAAGCAAAGAGTTAAATGAACAAATACAGcaaatcaagattgaattggatgaagatCTCgatgaggaagaggaagaagttgaagttgcGCCAATACCCAATGACAAAGACAATTACTTCATATTTGATAACGAATTGGAAGATTTCCTACCGCATTGTAGGCGGAAATATAAATTTAGAGCTGTCCAGGGATTCATTCGGTATACCAAGAGAGGACTATTTAGCTCCATTGGTAAGCAATTCATTGTAAAGCCTTTTGTTAGTGATGACGTCAAAGCTGAGGCTGACAAACATGGTCATGAACTCAACTACCTTTTGACTGAGATTAACCTCAATAACCAATATTGGCAGCAAGATGCAGGCAAGAATGAGGTACAGGACTTGGAAAAAGAGTTACAATCCTGTGTCAATTCGAGTAATCCTCATATTctcaaattgattggttttCAAATAGATAAACACAATGGTTGGAAAGTCCGTATATTGACAGAATTTTCATTTGTCTCGGAAGCcttgtttgaaattatGCCATCGAAGGGACACATTAGTCTACCGATGGCAAGAATTTGGCTTTTGAACTTGATCCCGGTATTGGAACAGTTACACAATTCTGGACTTATCCATAAACAGATCAACCCATTCACTATATTTCtatttgaacaagataGGGCAGGCCAGGGCCATTTATTTACAGACTCGTCTCATATAAATTCCTTTGGTAatgaaaatggaaaaattttaaagttGGCGCACCCTTCTTATGGATATAAACTTTTGAGAATGTTGGAGATGCACCCAAACACTGGCAACGACAAGTTTCGCAAAGATAGAAACAAGAACCCCGATTCTTGGATACCTCCAGAGGTCAAACACACCGGAATGTATAACCAGAAATCAGATGTTTGGGACTTGGGTGCACTAGTGTTGCGACTTGTCGTAGGAAAAGATGCATTGGTCAAAGAATTTCCAAACCCAGATGAATTCAATAGAAAGTTTATGGAAAAGACTAAGTTTGATCGTGAGGATTATGCCGAGCAGATACATGActtgttgacaaaattgCTACAACCAAAGTACTCAAAGAGACCAACacttttggaattgaatgcTGTGAAGTTTTTAAGAGACGGAccagttttgaaaaaacaaaataatgGTACACTATTGACCACAAACAATACTAGAGTAAACAAAGTGTTTTCAAGGGATGAATCCACGCACCCTGAAAAGTTTTCAAGCTACGTGCCAAGTGCTCAGCTTTACAGCGGTTCCACATACCCACTAACTCTGGAGTCAAGAGGTAACAGCCGGTATGAAAGAGACTTCGAAGAGATTGGTAGGTTGGGCAAAGGTGGTTTTGGTGACGTTGTGAAAGCTAGGAATCGAATGGAGGGGACCTACTACGCtataaaaaaaatcaaacataGAGCCAATAAACTTGACTCGCTATTGAGTGAAGTCCTATCATTAGCTCGGTTGAATCATCAGTATATTGTAAGGTATTATGGAACTTgggttgaagaattggagGAGAATGTGGAAAATCTGGAAGACGGCAAAATCGTGCCCATCTCTGAGGAGTGTTCTGAGTCTAGTGACGAGGTTTCAGATAGTAACGAGGTTTCAGATAGTGACGAGGTTTCAGATAGCGACGATGCATCTAGTTTAAGCTACGTTAATAGATCGTCATCATTTTTGGCAACACGCGCCAGTTcgtttcaaattgattacaTTTCGAGCTCGTTTGATCCCCGGATTGAGTTTGATGACGACTCTTTTCCACAACAAAGTAACACTTCAGAGGATGTGTTTGAGTTTGCTCACTCGACTGATGCAGATTCTTCTACCCAGGGAAGTGCTGGCCTTTCAAATGTACGGGAAAGTGAAGGAAGAGAAGGAAGATCGGTGACACCACAAGCTAAGACGAGTCAAATGGTTTACCCCAGATCAGTTCTTTATATCCAAATGGAATTTTGTGAAAATAACACGTTATTGAATCTTATTGAACAAGGACTTCCCAGTAATCCGAGCGAGTATTGGAGACTACTTCGTCAATTATTGGAGGCGGTCTCTTATATTCATAGCGAAGGATTTATTCATAGAGATTTGAAACCCATGAACGttttcattgataaatctAATAATATCAAAGTTGGAGATTTTGGATTAGCTAAAAACTCACAGTTCTTGTCGACACTACCCACCATCGAACAAATATCGGAAAAAGTTGATGCAGCTACAAATAGAAATGGTGATTTGTCGACTGTAGTAGGAACAGTTTTCTACACTGCACCCGAGGTGTCTTCAGGAAATTACGATGAAAAAGTGGacttgttttctttggGCGttatattttttgaaatgtgcTATCCTTTATCAACAGGTATGGAAAGGGCAATAACtttaaacaaattgagGAAACGTGAGTATCCTGATAACTGGAAGAATGCTCAAgagaaacaaattgttcatcAGCTACTTGATCCGGATCCAAAGGCACGACCAGGAGCAGCTGAGCTTTTGCAAAGCGGTCGTTTGCCAGTTGAGCACCAGGATCAAGTTATCAAGGAAGCTTTAAAATCTTTAGCTGATCCAGCATCACCCTGGCAACAACAAGTGAGAGAAGCCTTATTCAATCAACCGTATTCCTTAGCAAAAGACTTACTATTCGATAGTAATAGAGAGACTCCCAATAGCTCGACTAGTGACTATCTACTATTCAGTAAAATCATTGACgaattgatgaatcttTTTCACAAGCATGGTGCTGTTGAAAATATGAGCATAAATTTGGTACTACCTCGGATAACCGCACAGCCAAAAGACCAGGTGTACGAATTTCTCGATAGGGGTGGCTCCGTCATTACCCTACCTTACGACTTGGTTGTCCCGGTTGCACGATTTGTTAGTAAAAACGAGGTCAATGTACCCAAATTTTACCGTCatgattttgtttatcGACCAAGCTTAAGAGGAATAGGTATGCCTGAGAGATATAGCGCAATGAACTTTAACATCACCAGTCAATCAGATCGAGAGGTGATTGCCAACGATGCCGAATGTTTGAAGGTGGTTGACGAAGTGATGAATATGTTCTCTCAAATTCCTGCTCGtaaaatcatttttatAAATCACTACGATATTCTTGACGCTGTTGTGTCgtttgtatttggaaaCACTAAGTTGGATGATCAAGTTAAATGGGGAGCTTTTGCAGTGCTATCGCAATTGGGAATTGACAAGTCAGTCGATGATGTTAAAAAGTATTTACGAGAGGAGTTTCAGATACCACGGACTGTTATTGAGGATCTTCTACTgaatttcaactttacTTGTTCCTTACATGAAGCTAGACAAAAGTTGCAGAAACTAATGATTGACTCCCCgcaattgataaaagtgGAAAAGTCTTTTGCTTACTTATCCAAAGTACAAGGTAttctcaatcaatttgagaaaaagtCAGAGATTTTGTTTAACCCATTGTACAATTATGATAATCGGTATTATCGTCATGGTATCATGTTTCAGGCAGTTTTCAAAGGAGACAAGTCAAAAAGGTACAACAGAATCATCACAGGAGGCAGATTCGATGCTTTGATTAGATCATTTACTGATGTGTCTGTTACTGGATCAAAGACATTCAAACCCAACAAGCTGCATTGTGTTGGCTTTACATTGACCACTTCGTTCTTGTTTGCGTTGATGAAGAGTATCATGTCACgaaaatttgtaaaaaatgatttttcaaagtggaAGGGAAGTCGTTGTGATGTCCTTGTAAGTTCCACACAGcaagaatttgttgatttgtgTGGGTGTGAAATTTTGGGCAAATTGTGGCTGAAGAACATTAGCGCTGACCTCGTGTCTGCTAGATCACAGGATGATTTACTTCACGAGGCTTCAGTGATTGGTGCCTCTTGGATAGTCTTGATTAGACAAGGGCAACAACTTGCtagaaaatcaaaaaaatcgTCAAACTACAAGCCACTCAAGGTCAGGAATGTGGTTACCAGTAAGGATATTGATCTAGACAGCTATGAGGAGTTGGTAAATTACTTGGTGGGAGAAATTGGTGGTACTGAAGATGATATCGAAGAGGAGTCCACAACGGGACCCAATCAATCTGAAAGCGACACCCTCAccattgaacaattggatgCAATCGActtgaatcaaaagatCACTGTTGTCAACAACGAAGCCCCACGAGGTCGAAAGAATAATAAGCGAGAGAAGTGGGAGGTTGAAACTAATGCCAAGACAGTTGGAGCGCAAGTGGTGCAGAAGTTAGCCCAGGGCCCTGTTCTTACTTTTGATGTTCGAGACGAAGTCGTCGATATGATTAGTATAACTTCGATCCATCAACAAGAGGAATGGGTCAGAAAAGTGCTCTTTAGTGCAAACAATTTACCAAAGAGTTTTGCCATGAATATCTACAGTAGTTTGGTCAAAGAGGCGGCCAAGGGACATAGTTGGTGTATTTTGGTGGCGTCAAGAACGTCACATTCGGCAATAGTGGATTTAAGAAGATGA